From a region of the Micropterus dolomieu isolate WLL.071019.BEF.003 ecotype Adirondacks linkage group LG21, ASM2129224v1, whole genome shotgun sequence genome:
- the dynll1 gene encoding dynein light chain 1, cytoplasmic, whose amino-acid sequence MSERKAVIKNADMSEDMQQDAVECATQALEKYNIEKDIAAYIKKEFDKKYNPTWHCIVGRNFGSYVTHETKHFIYFYLGQVAILLFKSG is encoded by the exons ATGTCTGAAAGGAAGGCAGTGATCAAAAATGCCGACATGTCGGAGGACATGCAGCAGGACGCCGTGGAGTGTGCCACACAGGCCCTGGAGAAGTACAACATTGAGAAGGATATCGCTGCATACATTAAAAAG GAGTTTGACAAGAAATATAACCCGACCTGGCACTGCATCGTGGGAAGAAACTTTGGCAGCTACGTGACTCATGAGACCAAGCATTTCATTTACTTCTACTTGGGTCAAGTGGCTATTCTGCTGTTCAAGTCAGGCTAA